The DNA region TCCTGAACCAGTTGTTCCCGATGCTGAAGGTACGAAACTAGTTCAATACAATGGTGCTGATGCAGGTCAAATGACGGTTGGTGGAGAATTGAATAAAATTGCTGCCAATATTTCCATCGCTCGTAATGGTGCTGGTGTTCACTGGCGCAGTGATTACACAGAGTCCCTGAAACTGGGTGAGCAGATAGCAATTGGCATACTGCAAGAACAATCACTTACTTTTAACGAAGATAATTTCTTCAATCTGACTAAGTTTGATGGTCAGAAAATCAAAATTTCTCGTAATGAAGTAAA from Nostoc commune NIES-4072 includes:
- a CDS encoding vanadium-dependent haloperoxidase; protein product: MLPLAFPEGSPTHPAYGAGHATVAGACVTILKAWFDEAWVIPEPVVPDAEGTKLVQYNGADAGQMTVGGELNKIAANISIARNGAGVHWRSDYTESLKLGEQIAIGILQEQSLTFNEDNFFNLTKFDGQKIKISRNEVKHLMEEKDD